From the Carya illinoinensis cultivar Pawnee chromosome 4, C.illinoinensisPawnee_v1, whole genome shotgun sequence genome, one window contains:
- the LOC122306991 gene encoding MLP-like protein 423, whose translation MRSMKGEVVLNVPAEKAWEMYRDNEIISKINPEMLAQAEYIKGDGSPGSLRRFKLGPGVSKYVKESTQKIEKVEKGKSVTYSVIGGDLNRMYEPYKVTFSFIPVQGKEKEMCVAEWRAEFEALTPATPPPEQARDAALGFLKWFDKFELSF comes from the exons atgaggagCATGAAAGGGGAAGTGGTGCTCAATGTTCCTGCCGAGAAGGCTTGGGAAATGTACAGAGACAACGAaattattagtaaaataaaTCCGGAAATGCTTGCCCAAGCTGAATACATCAAAGGAGATGGCAGCCCCGGGAGTCTTAGGCGTTTCAAGCTCGGCCCTG GCGTCAGCAAATACGTGAAAGAATCGACTCAGAAGATAGAGAAGGTGGAGAAAGGGAAGTCGGTAACATATAGTGTAATTGGAGGCGATCTAAATAGGATGTATGAACCATATAAGGTTACCTTCTCATTTATACCAGTTCAAGGAAAAGAGAAGGAGATGTGCGTGGCTGAGTGGAGGGCTGAGTTTGAGGCATTGACGCCGGCAACGCCTCCACCAGAACAGGCGAGGGATGCAGCTCTGGGTTTCCTCAAGTGGTTTGACAAGTTTGAGCTAAGCTTCTAG